A segment of the Methanobacterium sp. genome:
TGATAAACATTTTAGAGTTGTTGATGAGAAATACACTTCTAAAACTTGCAGTAATTGTGGATATGTTACAGAAGTTTTGGATTTGAATATTCGCAGATGGATATGCCCCAAA
Coding sequences within it:
- a CDS encoding zinc ribbon domain-containing protein; its protein translation is DKHFRVVDEKYTSKTCSNCGYVTEVLDLNIRRWICPKCNIWHDRDVNAACNILTVGTTGLAFGKTNNQLVD